The Syntrophorhabdaceae bacterium genome has a window encoding:
- a CDS encoding MBL fold metallo-hydrolase gives MEWFVQFFGTGGARFVASRQLRATGGLRLKYKSTNIYIDPGPGAIVRIRAAQESFDPAELDAIILTHKHMDHSNDVNILIESMAEGGFKKKGTLFTPQDALNEDPVVFRFVRGYLDRIVALTEAGRYSIKDVTFSTPVRHRHPVETYGLLFHLESTIGLIADTRFFDELPDHYRADY, from the coding sequence ATGGAATGGTTTGTCCAGTTCTTCGGCACCGGGGGCGCCCGGTTTGTGGCCTCAAGACAGCTGCGCGCAACCGGAGGCCTGCGACTCAAATACAAGAGCACGAATATTTATATAGACCCCGGCCCCGGGGCTATTGTCCGGATCCGGGCAGCACAGGAAAGCTTTGATCCTGCCGAGCTTGACGCCATCATCCTTACCCATAAACATATGGACCACAGTAATGACGTGAATATTCTGATCGAGTCCATGGCGGAGGGCGGGTTCAAAAAGAAGGGCACGCTCTTTACGCCTCAGGATGCGCTTAACGAGGACCCTGTGGTGTTCCGGTTTGTGAGGGGTTACCTTGACCGTATAGTGGCGCTTACCGAGGCAGGGCGGTATTCGATCAAAGATGTTACATTCTCTACCCCTGTGCGACACCGTCATCCCGTGGAGACCTACGGACTTTTATTTCATCTTGAGAGCACCATCGGGCTTATTGCGGACACGAGATTCTTTGACGAACTGCCGGACCACTATCGGGCGGACTAC
- a CDS encoding methylated-DNA--[protein]-cysteine S-methyltransferase, with protein sequence MDSIEYTSFESSLGVISVVSKNNRIIALDLNSVHPYQVEKYLLTRYPDAVESPRSFKTIRLLLDRYLRGEKVDFDVDVDTSGLNPFTCRVLAELRKIPYGELASYLSIGKRLGYPMAARAVGQAVKRNPIPIIIPCHRVIRDDGSLGGFSLGKQVKKRLLSLEGILDRIK encoded by the coding sequence TTGGATTCCATAGAGTACACTTCCTTCGAATCGTCCTTAGGCGTCATCTCTGTTGTTTCTAAAAACAACAGGATAATCGCTCTCGATCTCAATTCAGTACACCCCTACCAGGTGGAGAAATACCTCCTGACCCGCTACCCTGACGCCGTCGAGTCTCCACGGTCCTTTAAGACCATAAGGCTCCTGCTCGACCGCTACCTCAGGGGAGAAAAGGTCGACTTCGATGTGGATGTGGATACGTCGGGGCTCAATCCCTTCACCTGCAGGGTACTCGCGGAACTCAGAAAAATCCCTTACGGAGAACTGGCGAGCTACCTTTCAATAGGAAAGAGATTGGGATATCCCATGGCGGCCCGGGCTGTGGGCCAGGCGGTCAAAAGAAACCCCATACCTATCATCATTCCCTGTCACAGGGTCATCCGTGACGACGGATCACTTGGCGGGTTCTCCCTGGGGAAACAGGTAAAGAAAAGGCTTCTTTCGCTTGAGGGTATCCTTGACCGTATCAAGTAG
- the uvrA gene encoding excinuclease ABC subunit UvrA — MDRIFVKGAREHNLKNIDVTLPRNKMVVITGPSGSGKSSLAFDTIYAEGQRRYVESLSSYARQFLELMDKPDVDYIEGLSPAISIEQKSISKNPRSTVGTVTEIYDYLRLLFARIGHVYCYNCGKEITSQHAPQIVDAILSLPSGTQISVYAPIVRGRKGEYRKEIDELRKQGFAKIRLNKKLVDLSEEIILDKNKKHEIDVVIDRITLREGIERRLFEAVELALAKANGLITVETKEKTYIFSERFACPDCGISYPEIAPRMFSFNNPYGACPACYGLGVKEYFDPVLIVPNPDLSLREGAILPWADKNPVHFLPFLEALVKHYKINVRKPFKDLPKHVQDAILFGSKGEEIDFFIDHGARREFAKRPFEGAIGELEKEWEKADFYEKEKLERFINLIPCPVCNGARLKKEMLWVKVNGLNIHEIASLTIEESLKFFEKIKLSDKEREIARAILKEIGSRLKFLLDVGLDYVSLSRNSATLSSGESQRIRLATQIGSGLTGVLYVLDEPSIGLHQRDNERLLGTLKRLRDLDNTVIVVEHDHDAIVQSDYVVDLGPGAGENGGRLVFQGTPAALEEHPDSITGLYISKRRQIKAPEKRKKPKGFIKIKGARANNLKCIDVEIPLGVFTAVTGVSGSGKSTLIVDTLYPLLKQKLYKSKERAGETEGMTGYEAIDRVIDIDQSPIGRTPRSNPATYTGIFTHIRELFAKLPESRMRGYKEGRFSFNVKGGRCETCTGEGFVKIEMQFLPDVYIQCDVCKGKRYNRDTLEIRYKGKNIADVLELTVTQAMEFFDALPHIKSKLKVLNEVGLGYIRLGQAATTLSGGEAQRIKLSRELSKRDTGSTLYILDEPTTGLHFADIEKLLHVLFELIERGNTVVVIEHNLDIIKCADYIIDLGPEGGERGGRIVTKGTPEAVMGSPSSYTGLFLKKYLNGDILNNRAKDKVLAQKVR; from the coding sequence ATGGACAGAATATTTGTAAAAGGCGCCAGGGAACATAACCTCAAGAATATCGACGTTACTCTCCCACGGAATAAGATGGTTGTAATCACGGGCCCGAGCGGCTCCGGGAAATCGAGCCTCGCTTTCGACACGATTTACGCCGAGGGGCAGAGGCGCTACGTGGAATCGCTCTCGTCCTATGCCCGCCAGTTTCTCGAACTCATGGACAAGCCCGATGTCGATTACATCGAGGGGCTCTCGCCGGCCATCAGCATCGAACAGAAGAGCATCAGTAAGAACCCGAGAAGCACCGTGGGTACCGTGACCGAGATTTACGACTATCTGCGTCTTCTCTTCGCCCGTATCGGCCACGTGTACTGTTACAACTGCGGCAAAGAGATTACCAGCCAGCATGCCCCGCAGATTGTGGACGCCATCCTGTCCCTTCCTTCGGGAACGCAGATCTCAGTGTATGCCCCCATCGTGAGGGGGAGAAAAGGAGAATACCGCAAAGAGATCGACGAGCTGAGAAAACAAGGTTTCGCCAAGATCAGATTGAACAAGAAGCTTGTGGACCTCTCCGAAGAGATCATACTTGACAAGAACAAGAAGCATGAAATCGATGTGGTCATCGACAGGATTACGTTAAGAGAAGGTATTGAACGTCGGCTTTTCGAGGCTGTCGAGCTTGCGCTCGCCAAGGCAAACGGTCTCATCACCGTCGAGACCAAGGAGAAAACGTACATCTTCAGCGAACGGTTCGCCTGTCCTGATTGCGGGATCAGCTACCCTGAGATTGCCCCGAGAATGTTCTCCTTTAATAATCCGTACGGCGCCTGTCCCGCCTGCTATGGCCTGGGCGTCAAGGAATATTTCGACCCTGTACTCATCGTACCGAATCCCGATCTGTCTTTGAGAGAGGGGGCTATACTCCCCTGGGCCGACAAGAACCCGGTCCACTTTTTGCCCTTTCTCGAAGCCCTGGTCAAACATTACAAGATCAACGTACGCAAACCCTTCAAGGATCTGCCCAAGCACGTGCAGGACGCCATCCTCTTCGGCTCAAAGGGTGAAGAGATCGATTTTTTCATCGATCACGGGGCAAGGAGAGAATTTGCAAAGAGGCCCTTTGAAGGCGCAATCGGTGAGCTTGAGAAGGAATGGGAGAAGGCCGATTTTTACGAAAAAGAAAAACTCGAACGGTTCATCAACCTCATTCCCTGTCCGGTTTGCAACGGGGCCCGACTCAAGAAAGAGATGCTCTGGGTCAAGGTGAACGGGCTCAATATCCATGAGATAGCGTCCCTCACCATCGAGGAGTCGCTCAAATTCTTCGAGAAGATCAAACTCTCCGATAAAGAACGGGAGATTGCCCGGGCCATTCTCAAGGAGATCGGTTCAAGGCTCAAATTCCTCCTGGATGTGGGCCTCGATTACGTGAGCTTAAGCCGCAATTCGGCCACGCTCTCGTCGGGCGAATCCCAGAGAATACGCCTGGCCACGCAGATAGGATCAGGACTCACGGGTGTGCTCTACGTGCTCGATGAACCGAGCATCGGGCTGCATCAGCGGGACAACGAGCGCCTGCTCGGGACCCTGAAAAGGCTTCGCGATCTCGACAACACGGTGATCGTGGTGGAACATGATCACGATGCCATCGTCCAGTCGGACTATGTGGTGGATTTGGGCCCCGGCGCTGGAGAGAATGGAGGCAGGCTCGTATTTCAGGGAACGCCCGCGGCCCTTGAAGAGCATCCCGATTCGATTACGGGTTTGTATATATCGAAACGGCGCCAGATCAAAGCGCCTGAAAAAAGAAAGAAGCCCAAAGGTTTTATCAAGATCAAAGGCGCCCGTGCGAACAACTTAAAATGCATCGACGTGGAAATCCCCCTCGGGGTCTTTACCGCTGTTACCGGCGTGTCCGGTTCGGGAAAAAGCACCCTCATTGTGGATACACTTTATCCCCTGCTCAAACAGAAACTCTACAAGTCCAAGGAACGGGCTGGAGAGACCGAGGGGATGACCGGATACGAAGCAATCGATCGTGTGATCGATATCGACCAGTCGCCTATCGGAAGGACGCCGAGATCAAATCCGGCCACATACACAGGCATTTTTACGCACATAAGAGAGCTTTTTGCCAAGCTCCCGGAATCACGGATGAGAGGGTACAAAGAAGGACGGTTCAGCTTCAACGTGAAGGGCGGCAGATGCGAAACCTGTACGGGGGAAGGCTTCGTCAAGATTGAGATGCAGTTCCTGCCCGATGTGTACATTCAGTGTGATGTGTGCAAAGGCAAACGGTATAATCGCGATACCTTAGAGATACGATACAAAGGAAAGAACATCGCCGATGTGCTCGAATTGACCGTGACCCAGGCGATGGAGTTTTTCGATGCGCTGCCGCACATCAAGAGCAAGCTCAAGGTGTTAAACGAAGTGGGTCTCGGCTACATCAGGCTCGGACAGGCCGCGACCACGCTTTCCGGAGGGGAGGCGCAGAGAATTAAGCTCTCCCGCGAGCTTTCCAAGAGGGACACGGGCAGCACGCTCTATATCCTTGACGAACCCACAACGGGGCTTCATTTTGCCGACATTGAAAAGCTCCTTCACGTGCTTTTTGAACTCATCGAACGGGGCAATACGGTTGTTGTAATCGAGCACAATCTCGACATTATCAAATGCGCCGACTATATTATCGATCTTGGCCCCGAAGGCGGGGAAAGGGGAGGCAGGATCGTGACCAAAGGCACACCCGAGGCGGTTATGGGGTCTCCCTCAAGCTATACGGGACTCTTTCTCAAGAAATATTTGAACGGCGATATCCTCAACAATAGGGCAAAAGATAAAGTCCTGGCCCAAAAAGTGCGATAA
- a CDS encoding RtcB family protein: MAERTKTPLKKLDNNRYLVEKHGAMRVDGLIFLDDELLKILGTDESIKQVENVACLPGIVGASMAMPDMHWGYGFPIGGVAAFDAEEGVISPGGVGYDINCGVRLMRSSLNAKEIKEELSQIIDNLFVNIPSGVGSHRKDLKLSRDEIRKVLHKGARWAVEKGYGDAGDLRRMEDNGELSHADPDSVSERAYERGKDQLGTVGSGNHFVEVGRISEIYDEKTAQAFGLFIDQITIMIHSGSRGLGYQVCDDYIREMIRASEKYGISLPDRQLCAAPFTSDEGRRYFGAMAAAANYAFANRQMITHWVRETFEKSLRTSASHLGLSLVYDVCHNIAKLEKHRVKGKDVALCVHRKGATRAFGSGSRGLPDEYRHVGQPVLIPGDMGRASYVLCGTEAAMDETFGSTCHGAGRVMSRGQAIRAAKGRALHKEMEDKGIYVKAASKTTLAEEMPEAYKDVSRVVRVVHDAGISRLVAKIIPLGCIKG, encoded by the coding sequence ATGGCCGAGAGAACGAAAACGCCTTTGAAAAAACTTGATAACAATCGCTATCTCGTGGAAAAGCACGGGGCCATGCGGGTCGACGGACTTATCTTTCTTGACGATGAGCTTCTCAAGATACTCGGTACCGATGAGAGTATCAAGCAGGTTGAAAACGTGGCTTGTTTGCCGGGCATTGTGGGCGCTTCCATGGCCATGCCCGATATGCACTGGGGATACGGTTTCCCCATCGGCGGGGTCGCGGCATTCGATGCCGAAGAAGGGGTCATTTCGCCCGGGGGTGTGGGCTACGATATCAACTGTGGTGTGCGGCTCATGCGTTCATCGCTTAACGCAAAAGAGATAAAAGAGGAGCTTTCTCAGATCATCGATAACCTTTTTGTCAACATTCCGAGCGGGGTGGGTTCGCACCGGAAAGATTTGAAACTGTCACGGGACGAGATAAGAAAGGTCCTGCATAAGGGCGCACGGTGGGCCGTGGAGAAAGGATACGGGGACGCCGGGGATTTGCGCCGCATGGAAGATAACGGCGAGCTTTCCCATGCCGATCCCGATTCTGTTTCGGAAAGGGCCTACGAACGGGGCAAAGACCAGTTAGGCACCGTGGGGAGCGGAAACCACTTCGTGGAAGTGGGCAGGATCAGTGAGATCTATGACGAGAAGACCGCCCAGGCATTCGGGCTTTTTATAGACCAGATTACGATTATGATCCACAGCGGGTCTCGGGGGCTCGGATATCAGGTATGCGACGATTATATCAGGGAGATGATCAGGGCTTCGGAAAAGTATGGTATATCGCTTCCCGACAGGCAGCTCTGCGCAGCGCCTTTCACCTCTGACGAGGGACGACGGTATTTTGGGGCCATGGCTGCGGCGGCAAATTACGCCTTCGCGAACCGGCAGATGATTACGCACTGGGTGCGCGAGACCTTCGAGAAGAGTCTGCGGACAAGCGCCTCCCACCTCGGCCTTTCGCTTGTCTATGACGTCTGCCACAACATCGCGAAGTTAGAGAAGCACCGTGTGAAGGGAAAGGACGTGGCACTCTGCGTTCACCGAAAGGGCGCTACACGGGCCTTCGGCTCGGGCAGTAGGGGCCTGCCCGATGAATACCGGCATGTGGGGCAGCCGGTGCTTATTCCAGGCGACATGGGCAGGGCATCGTATGTGCTTTGTGGCACCGAGGCCGCCATGGACGAGACCTTCGGAAGTACCTGTCACGGCGCCGGACGGGTCATGAGCAGAGGCCAGGCCATAAGGGCGGCAAAAGGACGAGCCCTTCACAAAGAGATGGAAGATAAAGGGATTTACGTGAAAGCGGCGAGCAAGACAACACTTGCCGAAGAGATGCCCGAGGCGTATAAGGATGTTTCCAGGGTAGTCCGCGTGGTCCACGATGCCGGGATATCGAGGCTTGTGGCTAAGATCATCCCGCTCGGCTGCATCAAGGGGTAA
- a CDS encoding archease, with protein MKNYRIIDHEADVGFEVYGSTEEEVFSESAHALFSLIADMNPVRPIEEKRRPIAGYGEPLVIFLNDLLYLWDTEQFLPKEIAIEKKKGELTAILKGERFDETRHTAIGAVKAVTYHRFFLGRNKGRFKATFIVDL; from the coding sequence TTGAAGAACTACAGGATCATTGATCACGAAGCAGACGTGGGTTTCGAGGTTTACGGCAGCACGGAAGAAGAAGTTTTTAGCGAGAGCGCTCACGCCCTGTTCTCACTCATAGCGGACATGAATCCGGTGCGTCCCATCGAAGAAAAGCGGCGCCCCATTGCGGGGTACGGCGAACCTCTTGTCATCTTCCTCAACGATCTGCTTTATCTGTGGGACACGGAGCAGTTCCTCCCCAAAGAAATAGCCATCGAGAAAAAAAAAGGCGAACTCACTGCCATCCTCAAGGGTGAGCGTTTTGACGAAACGAGACATACGGCTATCGGCGCGGTCAAAGCAGTGACGTACCACAGGTTCTTCCTTGGCAGAAACAAGGGGCGATTCAAAGCGACTTTCATTGTGGATCTGTGA